The Strigops habroptila isolate Jane chromosome 14, bStrHab1.2.pri, whole genome shotgun sequence genomic sequence ACTTCCATTTGCCACACTGACATCTGAGCACCAGGGAGTCCTTCATCTAATATGTTCATCAACAAAAGTTACTGCCTACAGACTCTCATTGTTCTGTGTTAGCACCTCCTATCACAGGATGGTCCTTCTTGCAACAATCAGCACCACAGTCTCACACAAATTATACAGATCAAGAATCAGTCAGGTCCAGCACTTTGTCTTCATATTAAAGCTCAAAGGATGAACTGATTTCCAGGTTTTATTCTAAATACATAAACTAGCACTCTTCTGTAGAATAAATTTACCTTCCTTTAACACCATTCTGAGCTCTGCCCTGAGTCCATTTCCCATTTcaatcagctgctgcttctcctcactCAGAATTGAAATTTGTCTGGCTGCTTCcttcagtttattttgcatTCCTTGTAGAGTGCTGCTGACACCATACGGAAGACCGACATCAGGACCTATGTCAGGAAACTGTTGTCCAAGATCTACCATCTTTTCTTCAAGAACTTTGCCTTTTGGCCCCTGATAAAAAACAGATATTGCTTATAATGAATATTCTGAAACTGAAGTCTGTGGGTTTAGAGATTTCTACAAACACATACTAGAAGCCAGTTGAAGAAAAAGCGTAAAGTTGAAATCTACAGCCATTTTTGAGGGACCATTTTCAAGATTTTCTTCACAATATGGGGCAAATTAAACCTATTCTTAGCAGTATAGGGCAAAACACTGTAAGAACCTGGGATGTTCCCATAAATATTGTTAACCGTAAGTGTAAAATAATATACATAGGATAAACACTGTATAACTGTAAACTAGAGAGCAGttagttttaagaaaaaatgtggaaaagacTCTTTACTGGAGATAGCGAACTACCACAAACCCTTCTCTGTATAAGCATcatgtgcatacacacatatgGAGTAAATAcaacttaaaacattttttcaaagagaaaggCTGAAGAGTAAAAAGTAAAGATTCTAAAATTGGTTTTGTCTCTGCAAACCTAATTGAGTCCACTTGCAGATATAcattaagataaaatatttaccCAAAAGACCCAACCACCATTGCATTAGTGTGTCATGCAACTCCCATTCTCTTATTTCTTTGGATAGTTTTACCAGAAAAGAGGAAGCCCTTGAGAACATACATGGAAAGCATACAGGTCCACAAACACTATGGGGGAGAAAGGTGGAGAAATTAGTGCAGGACTAGAATATAAAAACATGAGGACAccaaggtgaaagaaaaaatgaacacCACTTTGGTGTACATACAGCAATTCATaccaaagcagacaaaaattATTACATTCTACTCTCGTCATATGAACTGTCAAATTAACACACTGAGACTTAACATAAAGAGAGGTCAAGGCAGTTATCAGCTACAGTACCACTGGTTGTCACACTGTGTACCATCTTCACTGTACCAAGATGCAAAACCACATcacagagctggggcaggaatAACATTTGCTTAAACTTctatttttcctgaatttttcataaaaacattcagcagcatcacacagaagattttttttcaggtgacAGATTGTAAGCTGTAGAGTTAGTAGTGGAACTCAGAAATCTTTCTACCTTTAGCTCCATGCCCAGAGCCAAATTCTAcaatacaaaagaaagaaaacacagaaaagctggGTACTAAAAAAAGGTGGGAGGAAAAACTCTCCTCAGAGCTGATACAaagtgaagagaagaaaaatcacaaacacGCAAAAGTCTACATGCCTATTTTACTAGTTTCCACATaaactttcctcttctttacCTACATTTTAGCTCTGGAGTAATTTTGAGATTATGGTCCCAGAACCTCTGTTAtattaaatgggaaaaaaaccctatcacTATGGCTTTTTGTATTGACTTCACATCTACTCCGCCATGTTTAGTTACCATTATTGCTCAACAGATTCTAAACTCCCCAAGCTACAAAAATTTTTGCGTGTAATTCATCATGGTCTTAAGAACATCCTTAGCATGTAATTAATTAATGGTaaatgaaagcagcacagagacagtATAGAAGAATCTTAAGAAATAAGCACTTCAAATCCCCAGTAAGGAATTCTGATGAAGTTTTGCCCATTGTTTGTAACAGGACTGTTTCCAGTTGCCAGTCTATGCCTAAGAAGGCTTGTTATGTACCAAGGAAGAAGAATACAGGGAAACACAGCTCAGCATCAGGGAAGACAGCATTAACTACAATTCCAACATTTTGTTCACTTCAAGTTTTCGTCTGCACACCTGCTATTTACTACATGCCTATATATATAAAGCACAAGTAATTCAGCATTTCACACATAAGATGCACATTGCTGcctgaaaaatgtttgcttaTCCAGCCCTGAGCACTCAATTACAGTTTAGCATCATGAAGCAAAGGATTAATGTCTGGCATAGAGAACGTTCCATTCCTATCTTACTGTCTCCAACGCAAAGCCACTCCCTACTTTTCTTTTAAGTCTCTATCCACTTAAAGAACTGTGAAGAAATTGAGAATGCATCTTGGACAGTAGTTCATAAAATGTTTactgcaacagaaaataatagatGGTATAAGATTAAATTTTCACCTAATTCTGGAAGCAGTCAAAGAGGAAATATAAACCTATGTTGTCTACACTGGCACACAGTGATTTGCTAAATATAATTTCACAGCAGGAACAAACAGATCTCCTTCTATGTTcagtaaaaagataaaactaaGATTAAACATGATCTGTGCCTGGTGGCTCGTGCATGTTTTCACACAAGGTTCCCAAGACCCCAGAATTTTGTTTAATCATTGGTATTATTCCAGTTCTTAAAGCTCTTAGTTTTAACTGTCCATGGAATCACCAGGCCTGGAACGGACCTCTGGAGATtatccagtccaaccccctgccaaggcagggtcACCCAGAGGAGGTCACACAGGAACCGTCCCAGTGGGTTTGGAATGCCTCCAGAGAGGGAGGCTTCACCTCTTGTCCTTCTTTATTACCTGgctattatttccattttcttcaacTTAGATAGTTACTGGTGAGTCTTAACAGTAAGAGTAAAGCATGCAACTTCTATTGGTAGCTTTTACAGATTACCTCAAAATTAGAAATCccttattttttcattgtattttaacCTCTCTTATGTGAGACTCCGTTTACTACACCGTGAAATCCCTGGGAGACAGGAAGGGGAGAACATACAGTGACTTACGCCTTAAGGAGTATTCGATATTTGTCCCAGTTTTCAAttcctgtattattttttcccgAGAGGCGCCTGTTGCACGTTAATGTCGATGTCGTTCCTGCCCTTTAAAGCAGCGCGATGGGAATGACATTTTGAGCCCTGGAACCGAGTGAGGGCGCTCCAACGCCAGCGAGCCCCTCGCCCGCACTCGCAGCAGATGACTGGCGCCCCCTAGCGGCACCTGTCAGAGGCGGCGGCTCCACAGCTCCCGCACTTCCAGCTGCTCCCTCCTGATCAGAACGCGTATTGAAAGACTTTTGGCACTTGAGAAAAAGGCTGAAATACGGATTTACAGCGGAAAACTTGAGGAGGCGACACACAGAAGTTTGAGAACTTGCAAGTgggaaaaaatatcaagaaGGGCTTGAAAGACCAGGAGTGACTTGTGACAGGGGATGACTAGTCAAAATGTATTCCCCAGAAAGAAGGAGCATAAGTCTGGCTGAAATAAACCACTGCTGGCTCTCATCTAACTTACACTCATTACTAGCTAACCACATAAGTGCGTACTGCTtgagtttttaatatttattcaaacaaaaataatatgtatttaattacacacacatgcatatataggTATTTTCAGGAGTTTAAACCTCTTCATACCTTTTCTGTGCCTCTGTTTACCATACAATCCAAGTTAGCTGAGCTGACTTTGGCATTGCTCAAAGTGGTTCCAGTTGAAATTTTGTTTGTGCACAATAAACCTAAAAGAGAAGAGGAGTATAATATAAATGTATACGTATTTATCCAGTTTAGGCTTTCATAGCAACAGCTGCTTCGGCCCTTTTTTCTATTACTATGCATGTATACCACTTCAGGAGATATATTGcaaacagagctgaagaaatagaaaaataatagtaGTTGTGAATATGCAAACATAAGTCAGCTACAAAATATAGAAGCGAATAGAGATGACACATGAGAAAGGTCAATTCATGGCTAAGGAGCACAGGGAAGTTTTTGTTTCTCCCAATACTGCCTCAGGTAATCATTCGTGGGAAATTGGCAATACTGAATATAACGAGAATATTTAAAGTACAGCAGCTTCTTTCAATCactgttgaaaaaaaaccaccaataAATGGAAGTTAACCCTGAACAATTCTTCTTTTAGTTCCAGTAAAAATGTGATTCCCAACTTATTGATGTATATGGACAAGTCATGGGAAAGAACAGGTTACTTTTTGGAAATCAGAAGCACCCCTCCAAACTAAATTGTCTTAAAAATATCAGATGTAATCTTATAATCTCTTCTAGTGATCGAATATAATCtccataaatttaaaaaatagatacaagaaagattattttagtTGAATGAACTATTTCAGccataaagaaaacagataacatatttctgaaaacttATGTTTATCAACTGACAGAGATTATTGCTTCTCTCGGACACTGCCCAACTCTAGCAGCCATAATTCTATTACATATTGGATaacataattttcaaaaaaCAGTAGACTAAATTGAGCTGCCTGTGACAAAAACTgtgctttaatttgttttttatttaaaattaatggagGTTTTGATTTAATTGGTTATTAACGTCTCATTAGTAACACAGCTAGAATAtgcttattatttattaaataaagacCACTCTTGTTTATTAGTGGGTATTTCCTTAGCACTCAGCCATAGTAGCAGGACAAAGAAAGCTTGGTGGATGCATGTCAAAGAAACTGTGATAACAAACTGATCTTCCATGAAAATAGGAATCGCAACAACTATACCTGGAACTGATACCCTATGCCCACTTACATACCTacaccaaggaagaaaaaaaaaaaaaaaagggatctCACTACCTACCCAAAATGAGCCTCTCTGCAAGAGCTTCCCTGCATGCAGTCTCCGAGACAGACCTGACCCTCACTGGGGACACCTGGTTGACTCAGGATTCAGTGATGTAGAGCATCTTtgaagtgagatttttttttctccatcatcATTTAGCCCCACTTCTGGGAGTGGTTTGGTGAATGTCACACCAGTAGCACCTCACGTAATATATTACAGGTACATGCACAGGAAAGGTTtgtaagaaagacatggacctgttaaAGAGGGGGCCCATGAATATGATCAGAGGGCCTGAAtacctctcctgtgaagaaattatgatgagggtggtgagacactgcgACAGATTGTGACAGGGAAGTTGTGCATGCCCTAtcattggaagtgttcaaggccaggttgtacaggactttgagcaatctgctctagtgaaagatgtccctgcccatggctggaCTAGGTGAAccttaaaggtcccttccaacccaaaccattctgtgattctatgattctatatactTGCTTCACTATTTGGAATTCTGTAATAACTtgtaatatatgtatatacttGCTTTACTCTtgtaatatatatacacacatttgcttttctcacaGTAATTTTGTAGCGACTtatagtgtgtgtgtatatttgtttttactAATAAAAGTTTCGCAGTAATTTGTAATATAGAAATTCTGAGGCTCTCAGACCTCTGTGTGTTGATGTATTGTGGAATCCTGAGAACCCCCCAGTCATGATCTATACACACCCCTGGGTTGGATAGCCCTCCTAGGTCATGACCATGACCACTACACTTCATTAACTGAATTTAGAGTTCTGTAGCAAGAGTTGTCACCTTGCTCCGCAACCTGTCCATTTTCTGTCAAAGGAAGAGAGGACATCTGCTTATCAAGactctccatttctttcctcatttgtGCAACAGCAGCCCGAAGGTTGGCATTCTGCTCCTgaagcttttttatttccaacGTAGGAATACTTTTGCTTAGAGAATTTTTATCATCATACTGAActatctgtaaaataaaaatacaacacaTTTCACTAATGAGCAACACATTTTCTCCACACCACCACACAGAGATCCTTTCAATCCATGAACAGACTTAGGAGAAAAGaaccagagaaagagaaaagtgacATCCGGTTATTCTGGGGatttgcaagggaaaaaagtgctATGAAGAGAACCTGAGATGTGGGAGAAGGCATAGATAGGGAGGAGAATGTCCACAGAGATGGCTCTGTCTTATCACTGTTGTTCTTCGAAGAGTGGCATCTCTAGCTCTTCCATGTGTGGGTAACCCATCTCCTTAAAGAACTTAGTGGTTCAACAGCAGTCCCTTTTCTGACCTGCCAAATTCTTGAAAGTGTCATTGGAGATAATTTGTTCACAAGAACATGAAGAAGCTGGACATACTTTGCtaaactggaaaaggggaaggagtgCATGGATTACACCTAGACAACCTGAACAATGGACAACAGCTAGAAAACCTCTCAGCACTTAGATTTAAAATAAGTAGCAATATCTTCCTTTTGTGCATTAGTTACAGATAAGCTAACAGTGAACAATGTAAAAGGAACATCTGTCAGATAGCAATTGAAGCTCTGCCTTCACAAAGGCTTTGAAGCCTGACTTTTGGAATTGTACTTGATGGAACTATGAATTGATGAGCAAATGTCATTCTTAGACTTCCAGAACTGAAGAGACTGACAAAACCAAAGTTGCCAAAGCTGCTTTAACTTctgtaaaaaacccaactgaTATTAGTAAAATATGAGCAGCTTGCTTAATATAGAGTAATACATCCCAGAATCAttctatttctgaaatttttGAGTGGGAATTGCTCAGTGTTTTCTCCACGGGCTGCACACAACCTTACAGATTATTCTAGAGATTTAGTTTGGAAAGGTAGTCATGTGTGAATAAAATGATGTTGTAATCAGGACAAGAATGTGAAACATTTTAGATCACAAACTGTAAGAACTGCTTTACTCTGTTACACCAAAGGTTGCTGGCTCCAGAATCCAATTCTTGTCAATAGTCAGCACCATACACttagaaaaaaaggacaaatacagaaaaagcttCCTCTCATGTGCCTCTTCAATTTCCAAATTTGCAActttgggggagggaagaaaaaggaaaaccagatgccacaaaaacagaaaaatgaataaacaaactAAACCCAAACACAGACATTATTGGAGAACATGTTTCCTAGTGTTTTCACCAGGAATTTCCTTGAAATTCCAGTACTATCATCAGGAAAAAGTTCTAGTAGGATCCATGGGATATAAGGACCAGGGTACTAGGGTGCTGACTTTATTTACTTCTACTGTTTCTTCATTCAGAGCGCGACTTCAAACATGTATAAAGAAGTTACATTAGATTGATGGCAGAGTATTATAACTGTGGTTTCATTCAAACAAAGAATGCAGAATTTAGATTCCACCTCTGTAAAATCCTCTGTAGCTGATGGAAACATTTGTCATCAGCCATTTAAGAAATGCAGATACTATTTGGTACAGGCGTATTAGAAAGCCCTGCAATTGTGGAATACACATTCCTACAGTCACTAAATGAATCCTAATTCACAGACCATCCAGACCAGATGTTTCCGAAAAGACCATTTGGAATATTTGTATCAAGTGCTGATTTATGTTTCTGAGCctcaaaaaatgtttctttctgttcaacTCTACCCTTAAATTgtgcaaagcagcagttctgcctCTTCAGAGGGAAAGGCAACCCATAAGGCCCTGCACATAAGACATGTCAGAAAAACACTTCAGTATCAGTATTTATGCCTTGCACAGACTCAAACATTAGTCCTTTTTGATCTTCTCCATCATTCCCCACTTCCTTCAGTCTCCTTATTTCCCTAGTCATAAGTTTGTTCCATGAGTACAACGTGAAAGCGTGATCTGGAACCTAATAGCCTTCAAATTAAATTTCCCTGCTGCTCTACAGCCTCTTTCTCCTGTGGCTCTTCCTGCCCTAACAGTACAGAGTGTGCATAAGATGAGGATAATGTCTATGCTGCTTTTAGAATTTCTCTGAAGCTGTTAatgtgaagaaaagggaaagagagattGAAAACGCATGAAGGGAAAGGCACCAGTAGGTGTCAAATTACACAGGGTTTTTCTGGGGCCCAGAACTTCATCTCAACCTGCAATATACAAATGAACCATCACAGTTTCaatcagaaatacagcagtTCCAGATTTTTGCCAGTGGAAAAGGGTCTAGACAGAACACCACATAATCATTCAGAATTACTGCAAGTAATCTTTTACCTGTGCACTTGTATGGTATTATTAGCATGCTCCAGTGAGGCAGACATGACCTAAGTCATACTCAAAATCACTTACAAGCAAGATTTTCCAGGCTGGTCTGTGTCACTTCTCTGTTAATTAAAGTCAAGAATGACTACTGCAATATTTGTAGCACCCTCATGGAGTCTCGAACCAATCTGAAGAAAGGGCCTGTATGGTGAAGATACTGTACTAGGGTGTATTTAAAGTATTCTTACCTCAGTCATCTGAACCAGAGGCTAGCTAACATATGATTCCTTCTTTAAGAAGACTCACTGACACAATTTTTATcaattttaaactttaaatcGCTTTCCCCCTTTGTTTACAATTCATTTTGTACAGAAAATTTACGATGAAAGGTTCTAGTTCCCAATAATAGGGTTTTTTGgcatttatctttttaaacaATGGCCCTTCacataaaacagaaacaaaaatagttttgctgTGATGGGTACTGCTTATCCTACAGGCCAAAAGTACAAAACAAAGAGTATATTaccaacagaaagaaaagtgtgaAAACGGAAACAAAGTCTTGCCAACAACAAGAACAATCAGTTACAGTGGAAGAAATCAGTGAATGTGAACAGTAAAAGAACCCCTCCCCAATCCTGATTCTCTTGGTATTTGAGCAGTCAATTTACAATCAGTCCAGTTTGAAGTTAAAGTGGAAAACCAACTTGCTCTATGGTAAGATTTTGCTAGCAGTCAGCTTttgtctaattttttttataaaaaatatttacaggaagTATCCTGCATACATCACTATCTGCATTCAGAAACCACTAGGCTTGCttaacactgctttttcttatCAGCAAGCTCTGATAATACACTCTTACCTGCTTGCTGTTGAGCATCTGCAGCTGCCCAGCAGGGTGCATTGCAGCACATTCTACCTTCATTCCTTTACAAAAGACAATTTTCTACTCACAATGCCTTATCCTTCAGCATGGTTTCAAAACAGCATTATGATTGCTATTTTAAA encodes the following:
- the CCDC57 gene encoding coiled-coil domain-containing protein 57 isoform X4; the encoded protein is MSLAAEQEWILEQNKMQEELDWQHLCENAESNWYQKSEDLTQSLSSAREQIVQYDDKNSLSKSIPTLEIKKLQEQNANLRAAVAQMRKEMESLDKQMSSLPLTENGQVAEQGLLCTNKISTGTTLSNAKVSSANLDCMVNRGTEKGPKGKVLEEKMVDLGQQFPDIGPDVGLPYGVSSTLQGMQNKLKEAARQISILSEEKQQLIEMGNGLRAELRMVLKEGLLHPVSSKRCTVCVVSGSLFPRELVRRIQCQLSALKHLQHRLMIQELQYAKQQHPSRISSLIVCPGLKDEEAPSRSGEKMELPSTEQWNLKLHVLKNLRKI